The stretch of DNA CAGAGCGTCAAACTCTGAAGTTCAGTTGTACTCTTGCTGGAACAGTCATGTCTCCATAGACCACTTGAGTCCTTCAGTAGAGGCTCTCTCACTCCAACACAAATACTCACTAAATAAAGGCTGAGTGTTCCAAGTAAAATCACTTCAGCTGAGTTCAATAACTATTATTCATGTCCCATTTCTTCTTGCCTGTGCAACAGCCTCCATGATATTAATAAGGAAAGCCCTTATGTTTTCATAAGAACTGAAGAGGAGCCTTGGAGAGCAACGTGAACACTTCTGAATTCTTAAGAAGTACCCTAAAGGACTCAAGctgtgaataaaacaaaaagtgtgacaaaaaaaaaaaaaaaaaaaaaaaaaaaaaaagagtttgtgCGCGTCCAAATGTGGTTGCGTCAGATACATCTTGTGAGGTGCTATCAAGCTGTAAGGTGCCAGTCATGATCATCCCTTTTCACGAGCAAATGGCTTATGAATGGTTTCTTTTAATGACTCAATCAAAAAGACAGAAGGAAAAGTCTCaagctgtgtctgaaatcgccCCATACTTTTAAGGTGTGATCACATTTGCTGTGCAGATTTTGGCAGGCAACATACAATCACTTCAACAGAAATCTGCATGATCTGGACATTCTCGTGAGGGAAAAACATTTTCCAATGCAGATTTTGAATTTTGCAAGTTTTTCATGCAAATTTGCTGCATCGACCGacagaaagctgcttgcttGGAAAGTGACATCTGTGTGAGCAGTGCTTCATGCATCACTATTGACAGAGGATAATGAACCTTTTTTCCTGGCAAAATGCTGCTAATGTGAACATAACTATATAGTGCACTTTTCACAGTGcactttaagggttagttcacccaaaaaagaaaattctgtgattaaatgactcaccctcatgtcgttccacacccgtaagaccttcgttcatcttcagaacacaaattaagatatttttgataaaatcagtgaggcctccattgccagcaagataattaacactttcagatgcccagaaaggaactaaagacatttaaaacagttcatgtgactacagtagttcaaccttaatgttatgaagtaataagaatactttttgtattcgcaaagcttcaaagctttacgaatcttttgttccgaatcagtggttcggagcgtgtatcaaactgccaaagtgacgcgatttcagtaaacgaggctttgttaagtcataagtgttttgaagtttcaatggttcaccactgggggcgtgattttgtcagtttgatacatgctccgagccactgatttaaaaacaaaagattcgtaaagctttgaagtttcatgaagcagtgttttgaaatcgcccatcactagattattgttgaataaagtcattattttgttttttggtgcacaaaaagtattctcgtcgcttcataacattaaggttgaaccactagtcacatgaactgttttaaatatgtctttagctttctgggcatttaaagtattaattgtcttgctggcaatgtagctctcactgagccattggattttatgaaaaatatctttgtgttctgaagatgaacgaaggtctaatgggtgtggaacgacatgagggtaattaatgacagaattttcatttttgggtgaactaaccctttaacctagAGTTATTGTCGTTGTAAACACCACTTTAATCATGGGTAGAGGAAAGTTTTACATTTGTAATTTAGAAGGGGGGATAGCAACACTTTTGCAAGGTTGCTGCCATTATCATTCCTTTCTAACTGAAAGATATTGTCTTGAATGTAAGATTGAACAGTAGACATCTTGGGATCTTAACACCAACCTTTCACATCGTTCTTCATAATGTCTCTCTCAGATCCTTTAATGAAGGCCACCGATTGAAGTCCTCCTTTCTTAGAAAGGTCAAAGTTCTACCTAcgatgaaattacatataatcCAGCACTGACCTACTAACAAAAAAAAGGACAGGAAGATATTAGACGATGCCATGAGGAGGCGGCACCAAGGGAATTGGAGTTATCTGATGGATGACGATGTCTCAACAGGCATTCTCCCTTCTTTGAGGCTCATTCCTTTCAAACTGTAAATGTTTGCAGCGGATTACTACTACTGCTTTTAGATATTATACAAAATGTGACCTCAGTGCACAACCTCTGACCTGCTGCATGATCCTGACAAACAAAGTATGGTAGGGATGCGAAAGTCATGATGGAAGGAGATACCCTTTTCTCCAGATTCACAATGAAATGATCACAAATGTTATTTACCCTTTTACAAAGCCACAGTGGGGTCTTTTAGAAAATAcaaaaaccattaaaaacatAATCCTCCTAGTTTAAAGCTTTTCCCAGTACCTTCCCTGTGGACGGGCATCAACCTCTTAATGTCAAGGTGAACTCCTTTTCACCAAAGGAGAGCCATGGAAGTCATCAATAACTCAATAATAGATCGAAACGGCCAACTCATCATCGGACACTATAAAAGCACACTTTTGCTTCTCAACGGACATGCGAGTGCAAAGCCAGGTTCCTGCAAGCAAATCAACCATCATCGCCCAAGATCATGGCATCTTCCTACATGTTAATGTTTGCACTTGTACTTTTAGTTGAGTTGACTACTCACTCATCAATGGCTCTGCCCAAGGTTAAGATGGATGAAGATCATACAGACCAAGATAGAGTGGTGTCGATAGCAGGAGAAGATGATATAAGTGAAATAGGACCTGGGCAGCTCACCTTCAGAAGACACCCCATCATAGAAGGTAGACTGGTAGATGAAGACGGGACAAAACGCATTTTCATACTTGCCGTAAGTGTTTGCATTTCAATTTAATGTTCCATTTGTGTCATGTCAGATCAGCCTCGACACTTGAGgtttttaaatctgttttggaAACAAATGTATTACTTAGCTTTTGACTAACTTAAAATACAGATATAAGATTTTAGGGGTTAGGTATATATTGGTGTTACAGAAAAGTGTGTGTACTGTAAAGCACTTTGGTTAAActcctttttttaaatgtgctataatAATTAAAGGTTGAGTTGACAAACAAAGACCTGGTTTCATAGACAGGGATTATTAAGCCAGGactaggccttagttcaattagggcatttaaatagcttttataaacatgccatTACTTGTGTGTAtcttaagacaaaacaatggcacggACGTATTTTAAGATAGTACAAGTTGCTGTCAGTTAAAACacgcattttagtctaggacttgGCTAAAGCCTAAAGCTAAAGTCTGTGAAACAACCAGGGGTAAGATTTTTATTGCAacttttatttccttttttacATTCTGGTGAAAACCAGAGATTTCACAATTGTATTTGCCAACACATATTCATTTACATGTACTTTACAAGTTTGATTTCAGTCAGTTTAAAGCAATGATTTGCCTTTAAGTAACTTTACCAGATCGATTTTGCTGGTATAGTAAGAGTCAGGTGGCCTTTCTATGGGTATCTAACAGGGCTTTCACAATTCAAAGTTGAATGGTCCTCACATTGCTACAATTATCAGTGCAGTAATGGAACAGTCAGAAAGGACTATGGGAAGGACACAGTCACAAGAGGGGAAATGGAATCTATGGATAAAAGGGCCCATGGTGATATTGTGAAAATTGGCTAAGTAAGGCATGGGAAACTTTGTCGCAATTTGACATTTCTTCCATGTGGGGCTCCATGCACTGGATTTGCTCCAGTAGTTTGGGAGCAGTTATGGAGAGGGATCTTGAGGCTGCCCTTGGGCGTGTGTTGTTCAAATGAACTTAAACATCTCCATGTGTGGTTTCAgacttcagaaaaaaaatgccTATAGAGGGAGCAGTGTTTTGGGTTAGGCTGCTTCTGTTCAAGTGGTTGTCCCACATTCTGATGTgttgatttaaaatgcatttcccTTTTCCATCAGGACACAGGAGTAAAAGGGTCTCCTGGGAGGGAAGCAAACCCTGCCTTTTCGAGAAACTTCCCTGTACTGTCGCCACGTGGGACGGATCATACTTTGGATGGATTCAACATGAGGGATGAGCGACGCAGTGTGGATGATGTCATTCCTGTGGGCAGGAGGGACATAGACAGTAAGCACTGCCAAGTTTCTTATCTTCTTCCTCTCCACTGGTGAGATATTCTTTGCTAGCCATGAAAGTAGTCTGAAATTGAATCGTATGAAAGTGCTTTTgaagtgtttttaaataattgtacatatacttgtattaaaaaaaaaaaaaaaaaaaaaaaaaaaagcgagcgagcgagagagcgagagagagagagagagaaaaaacgtTTACACCCAGTGATGGACTGGCCATCCATCTagggcagtggttcccaaccctgTCCTGGAGTACCCCCAATCCCTGGAGTCTCTACTAACAAGCTGATGAGTTTAATCAGGTGAGTTAGATTAGGCTGAATCCCAAATGGTACACTTCTATGCACTTTCGGTCTTGTGGGCTTACAATGGCTGCTGCGTGTGCTTGTCCGTTAAGTCCAAGAgaccgtagggtgtcccatttgtcaaTCTTCAGAATGGTGCTAATGAGTGCTCCCctttggccctgtcccaaatggcgcaCTTCATGTGGACTTTCGGTCTCGTGGACTTAAATTGCGCGTGCTCGCCGAGTCTACGAGTTCGTAGGCCGCCCCATTCAGCATTTTAACGCTTTGAAGTGTCCTCAGCAGCGCCCCCTTTGTACCCTTGAAGTGGTCTTCAGCGAAGCCCGCATAGATGCAGGCTCCACTCACTTTAACTACCCAGGAATGCTTGCGAAATGCCAATCAGACAACGGATGGGAGGAGATTTCGCTCAAGAGCAATTGATGACATGGTtgagaagaaaatatttaagtgtAGGTATCATTACGGTTTTTATGACCTAGGTGTACATTTTACCATTTTATGACCTAGGTgtacattttaccagttgttaCCTACAGTTTATATAAACATCATGGTCATCGACCAGTGGTTGATATCTGACATAATAATAGTGAATAATACGATCGCGTtatgattcattaaataaatagaaccAAATGTCAGGGCTTTACTGAGTCATACGTAAAcctagtatttatatttaaacctgTAAATTCATCTGAAACTCGTGCACGTTTATTatgtgttaaaattgtaatcttAGTTCAAATGGAACATTATGTATTGTTACAAttgtatacattatttaaataagcatgTATATTTTGTCTAATGCCCAGGTGGCATAAGCAAAAGCAGGCTGTGTAGGCTAGTTGACATGGagataatattttgcaaaagaaaagaaacctgTTCTTGATGCTAAATATTATCCCCGAACCTGCAGCTCCTGTCAAAAAACAACCAGACCGTTATTTCCGGCGTGACGATCGAGTCTGTCCCAAAAATACCTCTCAATGCACCCTCGTGGACTCGCGCCAAGTGCCCTATAGGTCTGCACTACATGACGTCACCAAAGTGTGGACTCTGAGGAAGTCCACAAGTCTGGAGTGTGCCATTCTGGACAGGGCCTTTGCAGCCAATATGCGCCCTCGATGTCCACTTTTGCTGAGCCCGCACTGGAGCAAGCTCCACGGCAGACTTCTTCCCAACAGTCAAAGCGGCATTACATCATGAAAGTGCGGACTTGTAGGAAGACGGCgagtgtttagggtgccatttgggattcagccTAAAGCAGGTCAGTGCTGGAGGTACTCCAGAACCAGGGTTGGGAACCATCAATCTAGGGTCTAGGGGAGGGTTCCTCAAATCCAGCCCTGGAAGGCCACAgcccagcagagtttagctccaaccctaatcaaaaaCATCTGAACAAGCTAATTAAGGTCTTCAGAGTTTTGGTAGGAGAGTTTGATCATAgtttgagctaaactctgcaggaaagcaGATTTAAAAGAACCTTGATCTAGGGTATTTCCTGAGAAGCTGGGATAGGCTCCAGTATCCCTGCCACCCTGCATAGGACAAATTGTTTGGAAAAATAGATGAACAATAGATGGAAATCATTTTACAATACAacttaaaaatgttgttttaaatgacATTACCAAACTGAGCAGAAACCCAGAGTTAAAAAGCAAAACCTGACATCCATTACTTActgaaaagcaaaataaaataccaGAAACAGAGCCAGACTGTCTTatctggtttaagctggtctgAAAAGTGTTCAAAACCCATCTAAAACTGGCCAACCAGACCAATAAACAAGCCCAAGTCATTTTAATCTTTGTTTCACTAGAGAATATATCCATGAATAAACAAGTTGTCTTCCAGTTACATTTAATACTAAATTTGTTTTGCTCTTCCTGTTTTCTTCACAGTGCTGAGGTGCATGATAGGGAGAGTATACAGGCCCTGCTGGCAAGCTTGAAAACAGAGCAGCTGACAAAGCACCTGCATGATTTTCCCAGCTCTCCCTTGATCCTTCAAGATACTCTAAATATAAAGATGACAAACAAACTTGTGTGATTTAAAAAGAACTGAAATAAAGGTTTATTAAAATCTGCAAATTATGGGTTGTGTTCAAGGAGAGCAGAAAGCATACATTATAAAATGTACTTCAGTCACACaatcaaataaaatgataaagttCTATCTTTGCCAACTCATAATCTTCCCTTACATctcaaacatgcacacacaaatatatacacacactctgTCAGTAATTATCTGGAGAAGAGTTCCCTCACTCATTTTGATGTGATCTGGTTTTTAAATGGATAGTGAAAGCATTTAAAAGGGACATTTTATACAAAAAATAAGTACcccctttaaatgcatttagacTACAAAAAACACAGCATCATCATTGATAAGAGATCATGGAGTAAATTACAGTCTGAAAAAGCCTGTCAGTTTGCCCTGACCAGCGATGAGCTTCTTGCTGGCAGGTTTACTGTTCCTTTTCCCCAGGCCTCCAATGGGAGCCTTGGCGGGGGGTCTTTTCTGAGGGGGCTGGTTCTCTTCTTTTCCCTGATCAGCGCACTCTGTATTGGCAAGCTTTCTCTTCGAAGTCCCGGTTGCTCTTCCGAGCCGTTCTGGCTGGGTCCCCTTCCCACCTGCTCGGTTCCAGGCATTTCCACTATGTTCCCCCAGAGCGGATTGGCCGGGACCTTCACACCTCAAGTTAGTGGTCTCTGGGTACACATCcacagaaaaacaagaaaggggggacaaaagaaaaacagtggACTTTGAGAATAAGGTGAAACAATAAGCAGGAATAAAAAAAGAGGGAGGGCTGAGGACGCAAGGGTAGAAAAGGTTATGATGAAATTGCTGACGTTAGTCTGCACTTTAACAGGCGGTGTGTTTATTTTACAGCGCTGAAGCTGAACATTTGTCATGTAACCTGGTGGAGCGAAGCCCACGTTCCCACAAAAAGTGAAAGGGGGGTGAGGAACGTGTGCTCTTAGGGTTTTTATAACAGATGTGGGGGCGGCCAGGTTTTATGGGATGGGGAATCGTTTAAAGGTTGATCTTAAGTACCAGTCCCCAAACAGGGACTGGGCAGGGATCGAGGCCTGGGCTGTGGAGGTGGACCTGGGCATCTTTCCGACTGTGTGGCGTCAGAAAAGGGGAGCACTTCTGCTTGTGTGTGCGTACTGAACAGACCAAGCATGAAGGTTATTCAGTACACTAAGAACTGAGCCCCCTCTTGTTTAAGAAAAGAAGACTTGAAGAACACCGATTTCTTGCCAGTCGGTTAAATGGGGGCAGGACTCCTATTCTAGAGAGCCCCTTGATAAGACATGAACCTGTGGCATGCAGGAGGAGTCATCGATATTTTTGCTCCGGTTTCCCAGAAGAGAAAACctacacattttaaaaagaattttaacatctaatatttaattttgacAACTTTTAAGAGGACACAACAGCATCTACATGGTCTCAAAGCCCAACGACTATGAGCGACAAAACTACTTTTTGATTGCATGGCGTCTTTAAACTTGGCAGAGACACTACCTTTGAGTCTGTTGTCCATCCCAGTGGAGTCACACTCTTCCTCCACAGACGCATGTAAAGAGATGGTTCGTTTGGGCGCAGGGTGCATACAGGTGGGAAGTTGGCTAGCACTTGGAAACTCCAACACCCGGTTGAGGGGCAGCTCGTCATCCTGGTACGTACATGCAAACTGAGAGCGAATGGTTGGCCGCACAacctgatgaaaaaaaaaaaacatttgtagaATATTGGTAACTTTAGGTTGTTTAAAGCTTGTTTAACAAAGAAGTTAAAAAAATCGTGATAAAATAAGcagttaacattttttaaactgcAACAACAGCTGAAAATGAAcaagtatatatattatataaatgctACCCCAGTACCATACTGGCAAGAATATTCAAAACATCACAGAAAGCCAAACATTTAAGTTTGCAAGACATGAATATGATCAATGAAGGATGTATGACATAGTGGCACTGCAGCACTGGTCCAAATGACATTCCCATCAACTACCCTGAAACTCTCACACTGGCCTCTGGTCATCAAATCGTCCTTATTGTTCAGCCCTGCTGATACAACATGGGTGGAAATGACCACATCTAAAATCTTATGAGAaagaatacaaaaataaataaataaataaatattgcgGTCTGGAGGCCGTGAGGAGCATGAAATAAGGAAATGGTAGCTCGCACAGGCGTAGTGAACTTCTAAGGTCTCAAGGGTCTCAGAGAAGCGCTGATCCACCTCTTTCAGGGCCTTTGATCCATCCCTGCTAAGGATTATCAGGATTCAAGGCTCTCTCTCCCTTTAGGCTAGCCGGCCGCAGTAGGAGAGTGGAATTCaggaaagtaaaaaaataaaaaaatactgcagGCATAGTTGGGTGGGACTGCAAAGTGTAGAGAAAAGGGGGCGGTGGGTGTATGTAAGGGGGGGGGATCAAAGCTTGAGTACAGCTTTTCAAAGCACTTTCTCAAAAGAGCACCTAAAACAACAGTATCGCTCAGACTGGGTGCTTTCGTATGGGAGGCTTATATGGTACGTTGGGCAGCCCTGACTGCACGCCAACAGAGATCCCAAGAAAAACTTCGACAGGCTGGGTCCACCAGTTACTTCCTCTGATATGAACGTCATCATTAAGCCTTCAATAAGATGAGGGGTGTGTCTGCGCGTTTGTGAAGCATACAATGAAATGACGCATGGTTGAATAACACCTGTCCTGGGAAAAACCAGAGGAGCCAGCTGACACAGCAGTAGAAGCAGTGAGATTATGTCCCCATTTACACATGGTATTAACATCTGATCAATTTATAAGCGTTCGATGCACATTGCTACCAAGTGTTAACAGTAGTGTGTCTCATCTAAGTATTGTGATCAGTTTGAGGGGAGGGTATCGGATTTTAAACTGCAGTGACCTTTATATGCAGGTATTTTTCCAAGTTTTTCAcgtcacaaaacatttttgacaCCATTTACACCTGTTCTTAGGACCATCCACTTGAGATTGGGTAACTTGATGCAGATCAGGTTTGTTTTGAGAGCATTTTGTGCAGCTGGAGATATTCTAACTATGTAAAATGTACTATCATCATTTTATATGTATAATACTGGCCTTCAGAGTACCGACTCTAGTGTGGGGTTCATTACGTGTTCATTAAACCTTACTACATAACTGTGCTCAGAATAATCTCTCTCTGCAGTCGTACTGCTGGAGGAACCTCTTGATCTCTCCCTCTGTGCCAATCGACGTCAGTTTGTGATGAAACTATTGGAGTACGACTGGATAAAGTCATTCTGCAGACAACAGGAAACAATAACCTTTCAAGTTTCCCTTGCTAGCCGAGTAACTCCACTGATATGGCATGTTCAAAGTGAAATTGATGCAGAAAGCTTCCGCCCGTCCAGTTCAGGAAGCGGTGAGCTGCCCGGGGACCATTACTGCTCACTAACACAGGAAGGCGGCCAGAAAGTGGAGGTCTAAAGAGACATCTGCTAGTGCAATCAAATAAAGAAGCCTTTTAACCAAATGCGCCTAGCATACATGTTCACAGAGCACTCACCATTTCTTGGTTGGTGAAGATGCCCAgtcctaaaaaaaattaaagcgcCATTTATcatcacatttaaaatgtgttagcaaTCCAGAGACTAGTTAAAGTCGGTTTCAGAAACGAGCCTCTTTGACTGTCAGGCATCATTTAGTTCCTATCCAGACAGTTGTTTCATATTAAGGGATTTATTCTTTTTATGACcaaatagtaaaataaatcCTTATAAGGACAGAAGACAATCCTAAATTTTTAGCACATGCAAATATAATCTTTCTTCTCACAGCCCTCCAAGACTAGCGAggcattataaatgttttttggatAAGATAGGCTTTAAGTGTGTAAGTGCGTATCACTGCCAGAGGTTATTGGTTAAAGTTTGGAGTGTACTGTACTACACTAAATTTCACACTCGGTGGTTGTTTTTATATAACAGGAAACCCACTGCACAAGCACCATGCATAAAAAACAGCTGTATAAATTTGCAC from Chanodichthys erythropterus isolate Z2021 chromosome 8, ASM2448905v1, whole genome shotgun sequence encodes:
- the pmch gene encoding pro-MCH, producing the protein MASSYMLMFALVLLVELTTHSSMALPKVKMDEDHTDQDRVVSIAGEDDISEIGPGQLTFRRHPIIEGRLVDEDGTKRIFILADTGVKGSPGREANPAFSRNFPVLSPRGTDHTLDGFNMRDERRSVDDVIPVGRRDIDMLRCMIGRVYRPCWQA